A part of Acidimicrobiales bacterium genomic DNA contains:
- a CDS encoding methylenetetrahydrofolate reductase, which yields MSDLLQAGPTVSFEFFPPKTPEAEEALSRALEELEPLGPSFVSVTYGAGGSTRARTHEIVVRILRDTAMTPMAHLTCAAHARSDLVEILAGYREAGVENILALAGDPPTDPDAPPTELHYALELVELAHTVGAFSVGVAAHPEGHPRSPDLASDRRHLAEKLRVADFAITQFFFDALHYRRMVDELAALGVDKPVIPGIMPVTNVGQVERMARMSGAAFPPALAERLRAADGPDEVRRIGVEAATELCAELLAHGVPGLHFYTLNRSTATREIASNLGLALA from the coding sequence ATCAGCGACCTGCTGCAGGCCGGCCCCACCGTCTCGTTCGAGTTCTTCCCGCCCAAGACGCCCGAGGCCGAGGAGGCCCTCAGCCGCGCCCTCGAGGAGCTCGAACCGCTCGGGCCCTCGTTCGTGTCCGTCACGTACGGCGCGGGCGGCTCCACCCGTGCCCGCACCCACGAGATCGTGGTGCGGATCCTCCGCGACACGGCGATGACGCCGATGGCGCACCTCACGTGCGCGGCCCACGCCCGCTCCGACCTCGTCGAGATCCTCGCCGGCTACCGCGAGGCCGGCGTGGAGAACATCCTCGCGCTGGCGGGCGATCCCCCCACCGACCCGGACGCGCCGCCCACCGAGCTGCACTACGCGCTCGAGCTGGTGGAGCTGGCCCACACCGTCGGGGCCTTCTCCGTCGGCGTCGCGGCCCACCCCGAAGGCCATCCCCGCTCGCCCGACCTGGCCTCCGACCGCCGGCACCTCGCCGAGAAGCTGCGCGTGGCCGACTTCGCCATCACCCAGTTCTTCTTCGACGCCCTGCACTACCGGCGGATGGTCGACGAGCTGGCCGCTCTGGGCGTGGACAAGCCGGTGATCCCCGGGATCATGCCGGTCACCAACGTCGGCCAGGTCGAGCGCATGGCCCGGATGTCGGGCGCGGCCTTCCCGCCGGCCCTGGCCGAGCGGCTGCGGGCCGCCGACGGCCCCGACGAGGTCCGCCGGATCGGTGTCGAGGCAGCCACCGAGCTGTGCGCGGAGCTCCTGGCCCACGGGGTGCCGGGGCTGCACTTCTACACGCTCAACCGCTCCACCGCGACCCGCGAGATCGCGTCGAACCTGGGTCTGGCGCTGGCGTAG
- a CDS encoding bifunctional 5,10-methylenetetrahydrofolate dehydrogenase/5,10-methenyltetrahydrofolate cyclohydrolase gives MAAQLLDGAALAAAIRADLATATAELAVAGVRPGLGTILVGDDGASATYVGAKIRACDEVGIASIHAHLPADTAQEQLLDVIGRFNADPAVDAYLVQLPLPGHLDEEAALLAVDPAKDADGLHPVNLGKLVMGTPGPLPCTPHGIQELLVANGVPIEGRHVVIIGRGLTIGRPLALLLALKRPHANAAVTVVHTGVGDLGAYTRQADVLVAAAGTPGLVTPDMVKPGAAVVGAGITRDGKKILSDVRDDVADVAGWITPRLGGVGPMTVAMLLSNTVEAARRRSGATRP, from the coding sequence ATGGCCGCGCAGCTGCTCGACGGCGCGGCCCTCGCAGCCGCGATCCGCGCCGACCTCGCCACCGCCACGGCCGAGCTGGCCGTCGCCGGCGTCCGGCCCGGGCTGGGCACCATCCTCGTCGGCGACGACGGTGCCAGCGCCACCTACGTCGGTGCCAAGATCCGCGCCTGCGACGAGGTCGGCATCGCGTCGATCCACGCGCACCTCCCGGCCGACACCGCCCAGGAGCAGCTCCTCGATGTCATCGGGCGGTTCAACGCCGACCCCGCCGTCGACGCCTACCTGGTGCAGCTGCCGCTGCCCGGTCACCTCGACGAGGAGGCCGCGCTGCTGGCCGTCGACCCGGCCAAGGACGCCGACGGCCTCCACCCGGTGAACCTGGGGAAGCTGGTCATGGGCACGCCCGGACCGCTGCCGTGCACGCCGCACGGCATCCAGGAGCTGCTCGTGGCCAACGGGGTGCCCATCGAGGGCCGCCACGTGGTGATCATCGGTCGTGGGCTCACGATCGGGCGCCCCCTGGCGCTGCTGCTCGCCCTCAAGCGGCCGCACGCCAACGCCGCGGTCACCGTGGTGCACACCGGGGTCGGCGACCTGGGCGCCTACACCAGGCAGGCCGACGTCCTCGTGGCCGCGGCCGGCACCCCCGGGCTCGTCACCCCCGACATGGTCAAGCCGGGCGCCGCGGTGGTGGGGGCGGGGATCACGAGGGACGGCAAGAAGATCCTCTCCGACGTGCGGGATGACGTGGCCGACGTGGCCGGCTGGATCACCCCCCGCCTCGGCGGGGTGGGGCCCATGACCGTGGCCATGCTGCTCAGCAACACGGTCGAGGCGGCTCGGCGCCGGTCGGGGGCGACGCGCCCGTGA
- the purH gene encoding bifunctional phosphoribosylaminoimidazolecarboxamide formyltransferase/IMP cyclohydrolase produces MRLGVLASGSGTILEAILGRGLPVVVVLVDRPCRALDVASAAGLPAVLVERDTFGAGFDRDAYTSRVVAALREHAVELVAMAGFMTILGREMFDAFDGRVVNTHPSLLPAFRGAHAVPDALAAGVKVTGCTVHVATPAVDEGPILAQEAVPVLPGDTVEPARADQGGGRDLPPHDRRPAGGVAVRALLSVYDKTGVVELGRGLVDLGCELVSSGGTSRALAEAGLPCTEVADVTGMPEMLGHRVVTLHPSIHGGILADLSQPEHLADLERHGIQPFDLVVVNLYPFRANPSVELIDIGGPAMVRAAAKNHAHVGVVVDPADYGAVLDELRGAGRLSDETRRRLARTAFAHTAAYDAAIVAWLDRDELLPPTLNLALERAQSLRYGENPHQQGARYRFVGRHSWWDDAVQHGGKELSYLNLYDTEAAWRLVHDLGDRPAVAIIKHANPCGAAVADHPTTAYTLANECDPTSAFGGIVAVNRPVPVSLAEALAPVFTEVVVAPGYEPGALDVLLARRNLRVLEAAPPSPVALDLRSIDGGLLAQQADRVPVDRAAWRVVTAVPPTEDQWADLEFAWTVCAAVKSNAIVLAARGGQAVGIGAGQQSRVDAVQIAARKADGRAAGGVCASDAFFPFRDGLDASVAAGVTAVIQPGGSVRDDEVIAAADEHGVAMVFTGERHFRH; encoded by the coding sequence GTGCGGTTGGGCGTGCTCGCATCCGGGAGCGGCACCATCCTCGAGGCGATCCTCGGGAGGGGCTTGCCGGTCGTGGTCGTGCTCGTCGACCGTCCGTGCCGGGCGCTCGACGTGGCGTCGGCGGCGGGCCTGCCGGCGGTGCTGGTCGAGCGCGACACCTTCGGCGCGGGCTTCGACCGCGACGCCTACACGTCCCGCGTGGTCGCCGCCCTGCGGGAGCACGCGGTGGAGCTGGTTGCCATGGCCGGGTTCATGACCATCCTGGGCCGAGAGATGTTCGACGCCTTCGACGGTCGTGTGGTCAACACGCACCCGTCCCTCCTGCCCGCCTTCCGCGGGGCCCACGCGGTGCCCGACGCCCTGGCCGCCGGGGTGAAGGTCACCGGCTGCACGGTGCACGTCGCCACCCCGGCGGTCGACGAGGGGCCGATCCTCGCCCAGGAGGCCGTGCCCGTGCTGCCCGGCGACACCGTCGAGCCTGCACGAGCGGATCAAGGCGGTGGACGCGACCTCCCCCCGCACGATCGCCGACCTGCTGGAGGCGTCGCCGTGAGAGCGCTGCTGTCCGTGTACGACAAGACGGGCGTCGTCGAGCTGGGTCGGGGTCTCGTCGACCTGGGCTGCGAGCTGGTGTCGAGCGGTGGCACCTCGCGGGCCCTGGCCGAGGCCGGGCTGCCCTGCACCGAGGTCGCCGACGTGACCGGCATGCCCGAGATGCTCGGCCACCGGGTGGTGACCCTCCACCCGAGCATCCACGGCGGCATCCTCGCCGACCTCTCGCAGCCCGAGCACCTGGCCGACCTGGAGCGCCACGGGATCCAGCCGTTCGACCTGGTGGTGGTGAACCTCTACCCGTTCCGAGCGAACCCCTCGGTGGAGCTGATCGACATCGGCGGGCCGGCGATGGTCCGGGCCGCGGCCAAGAACCACGCCCACGTGGGGGTGGTGGTCGACCCGGCCGACTACGGCGCGGTCCTCGACGAGCTGCGGGGTGCCGGCAGGCTCTCCGACGAGACCAGGCGCCGGCTGGCGCGGACCGCCTTCGCCCACACCGCCGCGTACGACGCCGCCATCGTCGCCTGGCTCGACCGCGACGAGCTGCTGCCCCCCACGCTCAACCTGGCGCTCGAGCGCGCCCAGTCCCTCCGCTACGGCGAGAACCCCCACCAGCAGGGGGCCCGCTACCGGTTCGTGGGCCGCCACTCGTGGTGGGACGACGCCGTCCAGCACGGCGGCAAGGAGCTCAGCTACCTCAACCTGTACGACACCGAGGCGGCCTGGCGGCTCGTCCACGACCTCGGGGACCGCCCGGCGGTGGCGATCATCAAGCACGCCAACCCCTGCGGGGCGGCGGTCGCCGACCACCCCACCACCGCCTACACCCTCGCCAACGAGTGCGACCCCACCTCGGCCTTCGGCGGCATCGTGGCCGTCAACCGGCCGGTGCCGGTGAGCCTGGCCGAGGCCCTCGCGCCGGTGTTCACCGAGGTGGTGGTCGCCCCGGGCTACGAGCCGGGTGCGCTCGACGTCCTCCTCGCGAGGAGGAACCTCCGGGTCCTCGAGGCAGCACCGCCGTCCCCGGTCGCCCTCGACCTCCGGTCGATCGACGGCGGTCTGCTCGCCCAGCAGGCCGACCGCGTGCCGGTCGATCGGGCGGCCTGGCGGGTCGTCACCGCGGTCCCGCCCACCGAGGACCAGTGGGCAGACCTCGAGTTCGCCTGGACCGTCTGCGCGGCCGTGAAGAGCAACGCCATCGTGCTGGCGGCGCGCGGCGGGCAGGCCGTGGGCATCGGCGCCGGCCAGCAGAGCCGGGTCGACGCCGTGCAGATCGCGGCTCGCAAGGCCGACGGCCGGGCCGCGGGCGGCGTGTGCGCCAGCGACGCCTTCTTCCCGTTCCGCGACGGCCTCGACGCGTCCGTCGCGGCCGGGGTCACCGCGGTGATCCAGCCCGGCGGGTCGGTGCGCGACGACGAGGTGATCGCGGCGGCGGACGAGCACGGGGTGGCCATGGTGTTCACCGGCGAGCGGCACTTCCGGCACTGA
- the aqpZ gene encoding aquaporin Z, whose translation MGKRLAAELIGTFWLVFGGCGSAVLAGVFLSDGDGGFNLGIGFLGVSFAFGLTVLTGAYALGRISGGHFNPAVSLGVWAAGRFPTKDLLPYIVVQLIGGVLGAGALALIINGKQGFEASGNWLAANGFGDQSPGLFNAGSAALAEVIATFMFLVVIIGATHKKASPVAGGLAIGLALTLVHLFLIPVTNASVNPARSLGPAVFVVGDYLTQVWFFFLFPILGALVAGFTYRALFEADEEEPALEGTAT comes from the coding sequence CTGGGCAAGCGGCTGGCCGCCGAGTTGATCGGCACCTTCTGGCTCGTGTTCGGCGGCTGCGGGAGCGCCGTGCTCGCAGGCGTCTTCCTCAGCGACGGCGACGGCGGCTTCAACCTCGGCATCGGGTTCCTCGGCGTGTCGTTCGCCTTCGGCCTCACGGTGCTCACCGGCGCCTACGCCCTCGGTCGGATCTCGGGCGGCCACTTCAACCCGGCGGTGAGCCTCGGGGTGTGGGCGGCCGGGCGGTTCCCGACCAAGGACCTGCTCCCGTACATCGTCGTCCAGCTCATCGGCGGGGTGCTCGGCGCCGGTGCCCTGGCCCTGATCATCAACGGCAAGCAGGGCTTCGAGGCCAGCGGGAACTGGCTCGCCGCCAACGGCTTCGGCGACCAGTCGCCCGGGCTGTTCAACGCCGGGTCGGCGGCGCTGGCCGAGGTGATCGCCACCTTCATGTTCCTCGTCGTGATCATCGGGGCGACCCACAAGAAGGCGTCGCCGGTGGCCGGTGGCCTGGCCATCGGCCTGGCCCTCACGCTCGTCCACCTGTTCCTGATCCCGGTCACGAACGCCTCGGTGAACCCGGCCCGCTCCCTCGGCCCGGCCGTCTTCGTGGTGGGCGACTACCTCACCCAGGTGTGGTTCTTCTTCCTCTTCCCGATCCTCGGGGCGCTGGTGGCCGGGTTCACCTACCGGGCGCTGTTCGAGGCCGACGAGGAGGAGCCCGCCCTCGAGGGCACGGCCACCTGA
- a CDS encoding beta-lactamase family protein — MAAGQGWVAPGFEGVRDAFERNFAEHGEVGASFAAYHGGRQVVDLWGGVADADTGRPWERDAIALFFSTTKGVTAVCANKLVQEGRLDPEAPVATYWPEFAQNGKDDITVAHLLSHQAGLAWVDGDMTAEEALSWEPVVEALENQHPYWHPGSQHGYHATTFGWLVGEVIRRVTGRSVGTYLREEVADPLGLDLWIGLPEEQEHRVATLISMLPPGVSVEALADPGHDPVLQLMSQFLGPESRLGKALFAPGGALTDQDIWNSRAMRAAEVPSANGVGDARSLARLYAACVGEVDGIRLLGPAQVDAAVTQRTEGPNTVLFDMDIQFGLGFMLSTGILALGGPRSFGHFGAGGSVGWADPDAELAVGYVMNRMEMGLAGDPRSATLVEACYAAIG, encoded by the coding sequence GTGGCAGCTGGTCAGGGTTGGGTGGCACCGGGCTTCGAGGGCGTGCGCGACGCCTTCGAGCGGAACTTCGCCGAGCACGGCGAGGTGGGCGCGTCGTTCGCGGCGTACCACGGGGGGCGTCAGGTGGTCGACCTCTGGGGCGGCGTCGCCGACGCCGACACCGGCCGGCCGTGGGAGCGCGACGCCATCGCCCTGTTCTTCTCCACCACCAAGGGCGTCACCGCGGTGTGCGCCAACAAGCTGGTCCAGGAGGGCCGGCTCGACCCCGAGGCGCCCGTCGCCACCTACTGGCCCGAGTTCGCCCAGAACGGCAAGGACGACATCACCGTCGCCCACCTCCTGTCGCACCAGGCCGGCCTGGCCTGGGTCGACGGCGACATGACGGCCGAGGAGGCGCTCTCGTGGGAGCCGGTGGTGGAGGCGCTGGAGAACCAGCACCCGTACTGGCACCCGGGGTCGCAGCACGGGTACCACGCCACCACCTTCGGGTGGCTGGTGGGCGAGGTCATCCGGCGGGTCACCGGCCGCAGCGTGGGGACGTACCTGCGCGAGGAGGTGGCCGACCCGCTGGGCCTCGACCTGTGGATCGGCCTCCCGGAGGAGCAGGAGCACCGGGTCGCGACCCTCATCAGCATGCTCCCGCCCGGCGTCAGCGTCGAGGCCCTCGCCGACCCCGGCCACGATCCGGTGCTGCAGCTCATGTCCCAGTTCCTCGGCCCCGAGTCCAGGCTGGGCAAGGCCCTGTTCGCTCCGGGCGGCGCCCTCACCGATCAGGACATCTGGAACTCCCGGGCCATGCGGGCCGCAGAGGTCCCGTCGGCCAACGGGGTCGGTGACGCCCGTTCCCTCGCCCGGCTCTACGCCGCCTGCGTGGGGGAGGTCGACGGGATCCGGCTGCTCGGGCCCGCGCAGGTGGACGCGGCGGTGACCCAGCGCACCGAGGGCCCGAACACCGTGCTGTTCGACATGGACATCCAGTTCGGCCTGGGCTTCATGTTGAGCACCGGCATCCTCGCCCTGGGCGGCCCTCGCTCCTTCGGGCACTTCGGGGCCGGCGGCTCCGTCGGCTGGGCCGACCCCGACGCCGAGCTGGCCGTCGGGTACGTGATGAACCGCATGGAGATGGGCCTGGCAGGGGACCCCCGCAGCGCCACCCTGGTCGAGGCCTGCTACGCGGCCATCGGCTGA
- the sucD gene encoding succinate--CoA ligase subunit alpha, with protein MSIFVDERTKVIVQGLTGGQGRFHGLRNRDYGTQVVAGVTPGKGGQDVEGIPVFDTVADAVAATGANASFVSVPPKMASGAVLEAATAGIPFIVCITEGIPMHDEARTFNLLKRDHAESRLLGPNCPGVISPGKCNIGITAGEIALPGGPVGIVSRSGTLTYQALYELKQMGIGVTTCVGIGGDPVPGTNFIDCLSAFEADPDTSAVIMIGEIGGEEEEKAAAFIADHMSKPVVAYIAGVTAPPGKKMGHAGAIISGSKGTAQAKMEALGAAGARVGQNPTETGLLMAEVLATL; from the coding sequence ATGTCGATCTTCGTCGACGAGCGCACCAAGGTCATCGTCCAGGGCCTCACCGGCGGCCAGGGCCGGTTCCACGGCCTCCGCAACCGCGACTACGGCACCCAGGTCGTCGCCGGCGTCACCCCCGGCAAGGGCGGCCAGGACGTCGAGGGCATCCCCGTGTTCGACACCGTGGCCGATGCCGTGGCCGCCACCGGCGCCAACGCGTCGTTCGTGTCGGTGCCGCCCAAGATGGCCTCGGGCGCCGTCCTCGAAGCCGCCACCGCCGGGATCCCGTTCATCGTGTGCATCACCGAGGGCATCCCGATGCACGACGAGGCCCGCACCTTCAACCTGCTGAAGCGCGACCACGCCGAGAGCCGGCTGCTCGGCCCCAACTGCCCGGGGGTGATCAGCCCCGGCAAGTGCAACATCGGCATCACCGCCGGTGAGATCGCACTGCCGGGCGGGCCCGTCGGCATCGTCAGCCGGTCGGGCACGCTCACGTACCAGGCGCTCTACGAGCTGAAGCAGATGGGCATCGGCGTCACCACCTGCGTGGGGATCGGCGGCGACCCGGTGCCGGGCACCAACTTCATCGACTGCCTCTCGGCCTTCGAGGCCGACCCCGACACCAGCGCCGTGATCATGATCGGCGAGATCGGTGGCGAGGAGGAGGAGAAGGCGGCGGCCTTCATCGCCGACCACATGTCGAAGCCGGTGGTCGCGTACATCGCGGGGGTCACCGCCCCGCCGGGCAAGAAGATGGGCCACGCCGGCGCCATCATCAGCGGCTCGAAGGGCACGGCTCAGGCCAAGATGGAGGCCCTCGGGGCCGCGGGCGCCAGGGTGGGCCAGAACCCCACCGAGACCGGCCTGCTCATGGCCGAGGTGCTCGCCACCCTCTAG
- the sucC gene encoding ADP-forming succinate--CoA ligase subunit beta: MDLFEYQGKQYFGRYGIPVSAGEPVTTVDDAVAAAGRVGYPVVVKAQVQVGGRGKAGGIKLAADADEVRLHAGNILGMDIKGHVVRRVWIEHASDIDKEYYASFTLDRGRKLHLGMVSARGGVDIEQVAAEDPSAIAKLHIDPVDGLTRADAEWLVTEAGLDAEARSGAVEVLLSLWRCFVEGDCDLVEINPLILTPDGRVHALDAKVTLDDNAEFRHPEWEEFKAVVERDHREQLAHEKGLQYIGLDGTVGIIANGAGLAMSTLDVVTQVGGKAANFLDIGGGASADVMAGALEVINTDEKVRSILINIFGGITRGTEVANGIVEAFSRVDVRAPIVIRLDGTLADEGQKILAAHRTEKLIVAPTMLDAARIAVDLASK; encoded by the coding sequence GTGGACCTCTTCGAGTACCAGGGCAAGCAGTACTTCGGCCGCTACGGGATCCCGGTGTCGGCCGGCGAGCCGGTCACCACCGTCGACGACGCCGTCGCCGCCGCCGGGCGGGTCGGCTACCCGGTGGTCGTGAAGGCACAGGTGCAGGTGGGCGGCCGGGGCAAGGCGGGCGGCATCAAGCTGGCCGCCGACGCCGACGAGGTCCGCCTCCACGCGGGGAACATCCTCGGCATGGACATCAAGGGCCACGTCGTGCGCCGGGTCTGGATCGAGCACGCCTCCGACATCGACAAGGAGTACTACGCCTCGTTCACCCTCGACCGGGGCCGAAAGCTCCACCTGGGGATGGTGTCGGCCAGGGGCGGGGTCGACATCGAGCAGGTCGCGGCCGAGGATCCGTCGGCCATCGCGAAGCTCCACATCGACCCCGTGGACGGCCTCACCCGGGCCGACGCCGAGTGGTTGGTGACCGAGGCCGGGCTCGACGCCGAAGCCCGCTCGGGCGCGGTCGAGGTGCTCCTGTCGCTGTGGCGCTGCTTCGTGGAGGGCGACTGCGACCTGGTCGAGATCAACCCCCTCATCCTCACGCCCGACGGCCGGGTGCACGCGCTCGACGCCAAGGTCACCCTCGACGACAACGCGGAGTTCCGGCATCCCGAGTGGGAGGAGTTCAAGGCGGTGGTCGAGCGCGACCACCGCGAGCAGCTCGCCCACGAGAAGGGCCTGCAGTACATCGGCCTGGACGGCACCGTCGGGATCATCGCCAACGGGGCCGGGCTGGCCATGAGCACGCTCGACGTGGTGACCCAGGTGGGCGGCAAGGCCGCCAACTTCCTCGACATCGGTGGTGGCGCCAGCGCCGACGTGATGGCCGGCGCGCTCGAGGTGATCAACACCGACGAGAAGGTGAGGAGCATCCTCATCAACATCTTCGGGGGCATCACGCGCGGCACCGAGGTGGCCAACGGCATCGTCGAGGCCTTCTCGCGGGTCGACGTCCGGGCCCCGATCGTGATCCGCCTCGACGGCACGCTGGCCGACGAGGGCCAGAAGATCCTGGCCGCCCACCGCACCGAGAAGCTGATCGTCGCACCCACCATGCTCGACGCCGCGCGCATCGCCGTCGACCTGGCCTCGAAGTAG